The genome window GTGGATACAGATACTTGAGGCAAGAATTGATAGGAAATGTGAGgctgaggaaaaataatagaaacaatGAATCTTAGCTCCATTGCAATAAAATAGCTGATAAAAATTAACGGTTACTAAAAATTTTAGCTGTTAGTTACATCTGAAATATCACTGAAATATTACCATTCTCCCTAGAACAGTTACGTATCATTTTGACTGGCTGGGCCACCCACATTACATTTTTAGCACTGGGGAATAGAACGTCCCCTAGCATATACCAGACTTACTGGGCTTGGACACAAGGAAAGTAACTACACATACAGAAAGTCTAACAAACACAGGACAGAACCAACATCTTCCAGCATCATAAACCCAAAACTCCAAGTGCTAGATTAATCAGCcccaaaagaaaattattcttcaCGTAGGCAAAAAtacaaacagagaaaaaaaagactaaactGTCTAAAACCCAAACATCAGGAGTACTCTGTTGTTAACATTAAGAGAGCCCACTCAGCTCTTAAACTCCTGAGAAAGTGACAAACTGCATTAGAAGACTTGTAGGCAACTTGTAGCTCAAAGTATCGGTCGTTACTCAACTATAAGACTCCTAAACTTGAAGAACTATGAATTTTATCTTTACGAAAAATTGCCTACAGCTACGCATGTAGAAAAGGAGTACTCTATAAAACAAAACTACTACATTCTCTCTTGTTCAACAGAAtataacatttaaaacaaaataaaccttaacagaacaaaaaagtttaaaaagttaaaaatattaacCCATGGCTAGGTGCAATTCCATTCTCTATTTTAAGACAGCTTggttctttcttctcttcttctttcacCGGCTCTTCTGAActaaaaaaatagcattaattaAAATAGGGAAAAAGTTCACTGCCTTCCATACAGCCTACCTCtcatttcaatttcaaaaaatattataaatagaTCAGTATAGTATTTTTAAGAACTTTTATCAATGGCATTACTACAGCGGGTACAGCAGCCAGACCTGTAAGACAGGTctatgcaaataaatatttatccaTATTAAAGAGTGTCTCCCCGTATTTAtacatttctcatttaaatCTACTCACAGGAAAAGAACCAAAACTATCTGTGTTACTCTTTGTTCAAAGGTTATAAGATAAAAAATATTGTTACTGATTTGTTCATATTCAGAGCAGACTAATTAACTTTTAAAAGCTCTACAGCTGATTTTAATTAAGCACAATGACATAGCTTTTATCGCTTTGCTGCGCACTGTACAGGTAAATCGGAAAGCTTAACTAtacaatttgctttttttttttaattaaatactcaacaaatatttgaaatccAAACTATCATAGTCCTTGATGACTATAATtaggatttatttttgtatttttatttatatattctttatACATTTGAAGAGAGATTCTGTTTCATGTTTGATGCAAACTTCGATAGTACAGCCCTACGCAATCACACTTACAGGTGTCCATTTTGCCTGACTCAATTAGATTAGAAAGAAACACCAGGAAAACACTGCACGTACTTTCTGATGGCAAAATGAAACTACAACACTGAcacaaaaaagaagcagaagagactCCTAAGCACAAGGAACCTGGGTATCATAGAGGTCATCTTACATAGACTGGAGTCTTGCTCTACATGAAAACTAGCAGGACTATCTCTAGTGAAGGACTAACTTACAGGAATAAGGACGAGGATTGTTTCAAGATTATACTGAATGGGACAACACCAATAGGTGGAATGAAATCGCTTATCTACAGATTTGAACATACCTATTAACATTACTAAAAGGCTATGATTTACCCTTTTACTTAACAGTACCAGGAAAATGTCATGAATACAGAATTACACTTCCTTGAACACATACAAATTGAATTATTATCCACATACCTTTTACATCTGTCTGACAGTGAAGGCTGGTTAAGTACCTGCACGCTATCTTGCTCCTTTGCAAATTCAACAACTAACGTGTGCCCTAAAAGTTTCAGCTGATGCAGTCTTGACAAAGCCTTCAAATGATTattaaggaaaaaggaaagaaacagaagaggaaaaatatcagATTGTTTCAAAGCAAGactttaaattttaaatctgaACATAGCAGTGGGACTGCAGCCTCAACACTTATTACACACACTAGTAAATCTCTGATTTCAAGAAACAAATGCCTCTCTCACAAACTACACACATGCTGTAGTCTACCAGCACTATTTCAGAATCTGTAAATTATAAATTGCCTAGTTGTTACATGGTGAAGCTCTAGTTCTCTGCAAGTCTTGACAGTCTACCAACACCAGACACAAAGCAACCTAAATTCACCACTGTTTATTTCAAAAGTCTTTGCGCCTTATTCCAATATTACTTTATAGCACGACTTAATAAATGATCTCGAATGTAAGAGTGGCATTCAGGACAGAGGCTTTTCACCAGTCAGATTTAAAAGGCATCACTAGTAATATCTTTTTACACACGTCCTCCATTAACAcgacatttttcttattattattgaGGTTGGGCACAAAAGGCAGCTTTGAGCTGTTTACTTCACTATGTCTAAATTTTGTCATATACCCAATTGTGCACGAGACAAGCAACTTAGGTTTGTTTCACAGCTTATACAAGAATGCACAAGCATCCTAGGCAAAACACCATCAGCATCATCTCATGTGACTTTGCCTTGTTCTAAGTCAcaggttggaccagatgacttTCAAAGACCTATGACTATGCaagtgggttgtttttttttttgcaaatccTTCTCCTTATGATTTAACCCTGCAAGCAGCTAAACACCACGCAGCCTTTCGCTCACAGCCACCTCTCTCCCAGTGATATGGGGGagagtcagaaaaaaaagttagaactCACAGATTGAGATAAGAACTATTTACAAagaatggaagagagaaataatggTAGTTATATAGATAGGTAGATAGAAAGTTTATACATATGTGTATTTGCAAACCAAATGATGTACAAGCAATCGCTCACCACCTGCTGACCAATGCAGtctccaagcagcagctgcctgtcTGCCCAACTCCCCTCCatttttcaaggtttttttttatgcacGGCACCATACGGTATGGAATACTGTTTGGCCCGTTTatgtcagctgtcctggttctgtcccctcctgGCTCCTTGTGCTCCCCAGCCCCCGTGCTGGCAGGACAGTATGAGAACCTGAGAACCTGAAACATCCTTGGTTCTGTACACCACTGTTCAGTAACAACCGAAACATCTCTGTGTTATCAACATCggttttctcctaaagccaaaacacagcatcataccagacactagGAAGGAAGTCAATTCTGTCCCAGATAAAAACAGGACGCTCCTGAAACAGTAACATTTTAGGTTGCTCTATACCAGATCACATGTAAAACACTATGGAACAAATAACAATACAGAGAAGCCCTTtgctaaaacaacaacaaatttgAATACAAACCTTTACAGCAGCATTTTCACTAGGAAAAGTAGCAAAAGCAGTatgtttctggaaaacaaacaaaatgccGTACTGAGTTCAAATCAGAAAGGTAAGAAAATTTCGTTATCATTCTTCTAATGATGGCGGATGGCAAAGGCTTAGTGAACGTTCTTTGTAAGAAATCAGAATAAGAAGTTTCTGCACTGGAGTGaagacctttaaaggttcccTCCAAGTCAAACGACTCTACGATTCTAAAAGGCAAAGCTGCGGGGCGGATCTCTGCCCCCCCAGCGAGTACCCCGCGCTGCCCCGCTCCTTCCAAAGCACGGGCAAGGCCGATGCCCTCCGGGCCACACCGAGCCAGGAAGCAGACGGCCCGGGCCTCCTCCCGCCCGCGCCCTCACCAGCCGTCCGTGGTCCGACAGGACGCGCACGGCCACCGCNNNNNNNNNNNNNNNNNNNNNNNNNNNNNNNNNNNNNNNNNNNNNNNNNNNNNNNNNNNNNNNNNNNNNNNNNNNNNNNNNNNNNNNNNNNNNNNNNNNNTTAAGTAATGACCAAGACATTCAGATTAAAAAACATACAGGAGTaagcagtatttttctaaaGCACTCAACCTAAGCTTTAAGTTCTAAGATAAGGAGATGGATATCCAGAGAGATGTTCAATCATAACATGTAATTCAGATAAAATGCTCTTCAAATTTGAGCTTGCTACCTTATCAGAGAGTGCAGGCTGAGAACAGTGTTTCTGTCTAAGACAGTTCAGTACCCAAATTTTTGGGGGCCATGGAAATTCTCACAATTTTGCTTCAGTTACTTTAGAATAAAGCAAATACTTAAGAGTAAGTGCTAGTGAAGTAAAGATGTACTGTATGAAGTGATTACTTTTAGCAGAAAGTTAATTTCTCATCAATTTagacaaatgttttaaaaaaaatcagcacctGTGCACTCTGTAGCAAAGCAAGTCTCAATTACTGCATTATTaagtaatattttcagaaacacaaacatttcCTAAATCAGACAAGCTTAAGAGATGCTGCAGTAGTAGTACTAAGATCTCATTGACAGAGGTGGCAGAAACAAGTTTATTGCTGGGAACAAATATCCGAAACAGCTTTACAGCATGCGTGGTGTGAGTAAGGACAGAAAAGGGCAAAGCTGCCACTCCTTTTGAAGCCAAATCCCAGAACATTACTAAAAACGTAAATGCTCAAATTCCATGAAGTCATTCTCCCCAAGTTCCAATCTCCCAGCATTAAGGATCAGAAAATGCAGACAACTATCCTAGGATCTCAAGATAAGGAAAATAACAGACTCGAGGTTGAGATGAAAAAGCAAACTTGAATCTTAAACCAACTACACATCCTGCAAACTGGTTTCCTGACAGAAGAGtacatttaagaaaagaacattGTATGGAGTATTTCTCTTTCACTGTCACTATTCCTAAAGcaatcataaaaaataaaaaaggcagcaaaatgaaaaacaaaacgcTGTCATTTTTAGGCAAAGTATCCATACCTTTTGCTAtgttctacttttttcttttcacatcatTGGAATCCTGCTTTGGTCTAGCCGAACGAGCAAATTGCTGAGATTCCGTTAAGGACTACAAGCGTCAATGATAAACACAAGTCAATCAAGAAGCAACACAATCCTAGTCAAAGATAGGACCTCGCTGAACTGCAGCACACTTCAAGAGAGTATATCCTAGAGCTCATAAAAAACTGGAACATTTGGAACATTTAATTTAACAGTAAGAAAGGATGCGAAAAAATTTCAAACTCAAACAACGGGGCAGTCCAATCAAAGGAGTGTAGAAATCCCAACATGATATACATACCCCCAAAGTAACTAATTTGTATGCAAttataagagaagaaaaaaaaaaaagacctaccaacaaaacaaaacaaacacttcaTCTCCCAATTCTGCAAACACAGGTTTAAACAATTCAAAAACCCCACATAATTTAAATGCAATGGCTATACATCTTAAACTATCCTTTGGATTGGGCTTACGGTATCAAagagcaaagaacagaaaaacaattaaatctTAAGTAAGGCTCATTTACCTTTCTATTTCACAAATGGTGTCCCTACAAATTTTTAAGATATAAATTTTACAGTAGTACACTAGGTTCTTCTGTCTAGTTTTTGTAACATATCTCTTCTTCCTGTAGATTTCTAACAAAAGCCTCTAAGAAGGCAGAACTAGATACTGACAGACAACTCAAAAGGAATGCGAtgtaaatatttgaagaaaaaagatacaACGACCATGGGTTTTTCAAATAAGACATATccatttgcttcttttaaagctttagcagctgctttttcatttgGAAGTCCAATGAAAGCCTGACCCTTCATACGGCCTTCTTTCATTAAACGTATATCGAACCTAGAGGAAAAATAGAGAATtaggaaatcatagaatagaatcacagaatcactaaggttggaaacaacccCAAAAATCATCAAGACCAGTCATTCACCTACCGTCAATATTtccccattaaaccatgtccctcagtacaacatctaagcGTtacttgaatacctccagagacaatgactccaccaccctcctgggcagcccattccagtgcttgaccattcttttgaagaaaacttttttcctaGTGTCcaacttgaatctcccctggcgcaacttgagaccattccctctcGTCCTTCCACAGGAGAAGAGATCGACCCCCCATCTGACCACCACCtcttttcagggagttgtagagagtgaggaggtcacccctgagcctcctccagattaaacaatcccagctgTCAGCCACTCctaaggcttgtgctccagacgCCTCACTGGCTTTgtagcccttctctggacacattccagggcctgaATGTCTTTCTGTAGTGAGAGGTCCAGAACcgaacacagtactcgaggtgtggcctcaccagggctgacTACAGAGGGATGGacgatcacttccctgctcctacTGGCACCACCATTTCTGATAGAAGCCAGGATGACATTggcttcttggccacctgggcacactgctggctcatcttCAGCCAAGGGTCAACCAACACCCCGAGGTTCATTTCTtctatgcagtcttccagccactctgccccaaggcTGCAGCATTACCTGGAgctgttgtggccaaagtgcaggagcCGGCACCTGGTCTTGTTGATCTTCATCCCATCCGACCAGGGAGGGCCCAATACCAACCTCTGGCGAATAACACTTGTGAACACCAGATGGATTTAACTACTAATACATgggagttttttttcctaacacctTTATATTTCACAACAATACTCATACTTCAAGCTGGAATAGCCAAAATGGATGCAGGAATTATGCCATAGGAGACCACTTACATTTTGCCTAGGAGATGCTGTTTATTAAAGGTTGCATTAAACTGCAGGATGGTAAGTCTGTGTCCAACTGTAGTAAATATCCCGTATGCAAAATCACTAGATTCACACAATCATTCATGCTGTATTCATTATGCATTACTCAAAAAATAGTATATTTAGTAACTAAAATCTAAAGTTAAAATAGTAGTCTTTAGAAATTGTGGACAATAATCCTATTTCTGTACTTGTGACAGTGTCCACAGAAGTGAAACATTCTTTCCTCACCCAATAAAGAAGCagcaccagaaagaaaaaaaaacagaaataactaGTTTTCAAATTACAGTTCTCACCAATATGAAAAAGCTAACAtcaaagatttcattttaacttACATATTTCGTTCCAGTTCTGACTCAAAGTCAACATATCTTCCGAAAATGAACTTGAGATCCTGGAATTAAAGGACTGATATAAGAAAGTTGCTAAAAAGCCTTTTtgacaaatatttaatttttcttctttacataCCTTTTCTTGCACTTGTTTAGCCAAATTCTTCACATATATCCGGCAATTTGGTTCACCTGGCTcatagtttttaaaaacagaaaatttttccatttcttgaagaagacagaaaaatagacaattgttttatttttttgactAAGAATAAAGCAAATTACTAAATTGCATATGATAAACTAATagagaaaatacttcaaatttttattacaacaaagcaaacagcttCTATTACATAATTTATTGTCACAGTTGTACCTTCTCTagaaagtctgtttttctctaGTTCTCTTCTAGAAATAAACTCTGATGGTATTtcatcatcttcttcctctGTTTCCATTTTATCATTTGAGCTAGGAGTTGGGAAAATTCTTCCAAATCCTGTATTATTGATTTCTTCCGTGGTAGCATAAAGATCTATAATTTGAACACATTATACAAGAAGGTTGTATGATTATTCacaagaggaaggagagcaAGCAAAAAGagtatatttcttttattaacaTTTAATTATAGCAGACTCTGGAAAGAAATCTGAACACGTCTTTAAGGAAAGTTCTATTAATTCCTGACTGTACAAATAGAATTTTTTCTACAAAATCAACTGCAGTACCAAGACAAGTCACAGCACAGGCCTGTTAAATTAAAACTAGCCCTGCTAGTTTTTCAAACTCTGTATCAATGGTttacttaattttcatttaaaaaagctctaaaatactgaaatacacaGACTAACCACAGCCCTATAAGAAACCACCACACCCTCACTGCTGCCACTATCCCGCATTTTTACTGCAGATTATCAGTGTAACACAGAGAAGAAGCTGGCAACCATCTTAATACTACTCTCTAA of Meleagris gallopavo isolate NT-WF06-2002-E0010 breed Aviagen turkey brand Nicholas breeding stock chromosome 10, Turkey_5.1, whole genome shotgun sequence contains these proteins:
- the RNPC3 gene encoding RNA-binding region-containing protein 3 isoform X1: MTKLMELATLQPKRPINTKKRGVRKKQRIKDLLNVPTCTPHSNLHPTLSPSDVFEQPQHVGLKKIEFHITTDIPSVLQINSEREEKNDLYATTEEINNTGFGRIFPTPSSNDKMETEEEDDEIPSEFISRRELEKNRLSREEMEKFSVFKNYEPGEPNCRIYVKNLAKQVQEKDLKFIFGRYVDFESELERNMFDIRLMKEGRMKGQAFIGLPNEKAAAKALKEANGYVLFEKPMVVQFARSARPKQDSNDVKRKK
- the RNPC3 gene encoding RNA-binding region-containing protein 3 isoform X2, with the translated sequence MFPHVLHTDVFEQPQHVGLKKIEFHITTDIPSVLQINSEREEKNDLYATTEEINNTGFGRIFPTPSSNDKMETEEEDDEIPSEFISRRELEKNRLSREEMEKFSVFKNYEPGEPNCRIYVKNLAKQVQEKDLKFIFGRYVDFESELERNMFDIRLMKEGRMKGQAFIGLPNEKAAAKALKEANGYVLFEKPMVVQFARSARPKQDSNDVKRKK